In Coraliomargarita sinensis, a genomic segment contains:
- a CDS encoding transposase, producing MINKIGLAGYEVIEVSSKADVYELRVRLREEPKECPCCGAPGPRSKGRYRRRVRHLACFGEPVELLVHMRRFKCVACLKSFTPDLPGIRKWRHSSEPYRRDLFERHQDGICARRLACKERIGEATVERIYHQFTGLKARERESSLCPLYLGIDEHTLHKQHRFCTTFCDLKNRRVFEVRPGKSEEELADFLATLKGREKVRMVCIDLSSPYRSLVRKWFPNAKIVADRFHAIRLVYIHCMEMMRAIAP from the coding sequence ATGATTAACAAGATAGGTCTAGCAGGATACGAAGTGATCGAGGTCTCTAGCAAGGCTGATGTTTACGAGTTGCGGGTTCGTTTGCGCGAGGAGCCGAAGGAGTGTCCTTGCTGCGGGGCCCCGGGGCCCCGCAGCAAGGGCCGCTACAGGCGGCGGGTTCGCCACCTTGCCTGCTTCGGCGAACCGGTGGAACTACTGGTGCATATGAGGCGCTTCAAGTGCGTGGCCTGCCTGAAGAGCTTTACGCCCGATCTACCCGGCATCCGCAAGTGGCGCCACAGCAGCGAACCGTATCGCCGGGATCTGTTCGAACGGCACCAGGACGGGATCTGCGCGCGCAGGCTCGCTTGCAAGGAGCGGATCGGCGAGGCCACCGTCGAACGCATCTACCACCAGTTCACCGGGCTGAAGGCACGTGAGCGGGAGTCCTCTTTGTGCCCGCTGTATCTGGGCATCGACGAACACACCCTGCACAAGCAGCACCGCTTCTGCACCACCTTCTGCGACCTGAAGAACCGCAGGGTCTTCGAGGTCCGCCCCGGAAAGAGCGAGGAGGAACTTGCTGACTTCCTGGCCACCCTAAAGGGCCGGGAGAAGGTCCGCATGGTCTGTATCGACCTGTCCAGCCCCTACCGCAGTCTCGTGCGCAAGTGGTTCCCAAACGCAAAGATCGTCGCCGACCGCTTCCATGCCATCCGCCTGGTCTACATCCACTGCATGGAGATGATGCGGGCCATTGCCCCGGA